AACAAGTAAACATAAAACCCatatacacaaaaataaaaacaaaaagttaccTGCTTTTAGGTGATCACGTAAGGCCAACCTACTTCCTACttatgcatatatacatatatacataaaaccaAATGGTGATCACGTATTGCAGAAGCCAAGAAACCAACTGTTTTCCAATCACAACGCCAGCATATACTTCAAAAGATACAAACAAATATCTCTGAATCTTGTTATAAGCTCATATATTCCCTTTTTTAAGTAACTATACTCAATTTTTGATCCAATAATTCATAAAGCCGAAAAAGTTGTGGAACAGTACAAATAAAATACCATATCAAAAACCATATCATATATTTTGCAAAATTATCACAATGCCTAATAACCAAGTATTTTCTTGAATACAACTGAAAACAGAACACGTCTCGGAAGAAAGAAACACATAAACTTAAActaaaaacatttcatttagACTTTTCATCAAACACATTGCAGACTGCGGCGGAAAGAGAAGTCGTCCGAATCAAGTGATACGTGAATTGCTCACGCTCCAACCATGAACACCATCAGTAAAAAGAAAGTATACTTTAGACTATAAAACCTTATTACCTTGTACAGTAAACTTACATGTCTTTAATGACATATCTAGAGaaagttttattaataacatCTAGCCAAACGCAACAAATATGGTGGTTGAGAATTATATCAAATTCTTGGTGTTCATGAGAAAAAACGATTCACTTGGTGATAATGAACCTCGCCTTGAACCAAATGCATGAAAGATTAAGTATAACGCGGGAATAAACTGAGCCAAATGTAAATATAGATGTATATTCAGAGaaagatttatataaatgatatcGTCTTCAAATTAGACTACTGGTTATCAttgaaaaaaatcaagaacATTCTTCAACTGATTTTgatctaaaacaaaaaaaattagtaaaattcTAACACAAATGAAAATTAAGAATAAGAAATCAAGTAACCTTAGATTTCGAATGTGAATTTCGTGAAGTCAAGATAAAACGAAAAAAATCTTCGTCATCTTTATCAGGGCCTTGATGTTTTTCTACCCGAATATCACAAAATTATGTTCTATATTTCTAATGAACGGGCCTTACTCTGATAGTTTCTTTAGATGGAGATGATCTCTTTTCATTGGAGTTTAATGCAactttatatgaaaaaaaaatgactgaTAGTAATTGGGTTCAACAACAACCGTTCCATATGATAACTAATCCGTAGAGTTTAGGATATCTATCCAAAACAGCCTTTTTTGCAGATAGTCTAATACAAGACATGGCACATAGGCAGAAAAAACAATAACTGAAACAGACATTTATGGGGAATATCGGAACATTGACTTTCTATACAGAGCAAGGGTTTCACCTCTTTCTGCTATGAAGGGGTTCCACTGCTGTAAGAACTTTGACAGCAGGACGATCTCTGCGCTTGTATTGAAGACACTTTGAAGCAAGTTCCACCTTCACAGTTGTATCTTCATCGGCATATTGTCCTTCTAAAGACGAATCCATAATCAGTAAAACGTCTTTCCCCCATAGTAAATCCAATGCCTGGAGAAAAACAGACAACAAAATGCCTCAACTTCTGCTTGACATTGTTACTTTTCAATGAACAGTATTAATATGAAATGATATTACATAAGAAAACTTTGTACAACTATGACCTGGAAAATCTGAAAGAAAATAAACGATTGCATGTATTACATGGCTTGGAGGGATATGCTTTCCGCTCAAAATCTCTAGCAGGGAAGTTCCATAACTGTAAATCACACTCTCTAAAATTTCTCTACCTGCAATAGGTAGAAAAACTTAAATTCTAGTGTAAAccgaatttaaaaataaattccTAAACTCCGGTTAGTACATGTAGCTAGGGGTAATGGTGGCCAGAGGAGAGATTACACATACCTTATTACCTTAAAAACACATAAGAAACGCCAGTGCACCAAGATTCATGATGTTTATCTACCATTAAATTTTAGTAGAGTCAGACTTATGAACAAAACGGGTAAACAGAGGAGGTTTTCCAATTCAGGATACCCAAAAAGGGCAAGTCTTTGACTTAGATGTACAGAGTCTAACCAAGGTATCCTGTGCCGTTTCCAAGCCCTTTTCCTAGCAGCCCTTAAATAGGGAGGTTTGATCCTAGAAGCTAATGTAAGGACATCAAGGAAACCTGAGCCACTAGGTCATCATAATGAGTGTATTTGTACCATTGGTTGGAGTGATTACTAGATACTAGAGATTCAACCAAAGTAATGTCCCAATCAAAATGACAGATGGCAACTCTTACAAACATAGTGACCACCGAATCATGTAACAATGACCAGGGGATGGTACCGAGCTGATAGTTACAGCCAAACAATGGTCTCATTTCATCTAGCTAAATTGCCAATGAAAGTTATCTTAATCATTTGTATCAGATCAAATTCTAACTTTAACTAGTAAATCAAGTTACTTCTAATACAAAGATAAGTCACTGCTAATATTTTAAACACGCCTTTAAGATACCATTTGTTCCTCGTACGACATGAGCCAAAAAGCTCTTGGTAGCTGGATAAGGTCATTTCATTACTGCTAGCCGAATGACTTGTTTATAACATTATTAACTTTGAAGCCATGAGGGATTGACCTTTGACTGAAACCTTATTAAAGTTGATCAGAGACAAAGTATAAATGGGAAAATATGtgttaatatatactttttgacTTGCGTATGAGTGAAGTACAAAAAAACGCAACGGAGGAACACTTGGCACTTAGGACTTGATGTCTTTCAAATTTCGCTAAACTTCGTCCACCCCATTCCTTTGCAGGACTAGATGCAACTACTGCTACAACTACCGTTACAGCTTTCCCATGTTGTGGAAGTTTTCAAATATCAATGGCTATGACAAACCATCTAATGAATCAGTTTTCAAGGTATTATAAATGCTAGAAATTTATGCGCAGTAACAAATATTCAAGCTTACTTTAAACGTCTTTGGAGAGAGAGTTCCTTGAATATAATATACAAGAGCCACCAGTAGATAACAATGAAAACCTGTAAAAAATTCATTAGAGATAATAAGTATCCAAATACTTGAAATCGGTAAATACAGTTATCACACATGATAGGGCATACAGCCACAAGTAGATGTCAAGTACTAAAATGTGGACGCAACCAAAAACGGCACCCGGCACTATATATCAGTAGTTACCATCAGACCTAGTTGTTAGCAAAATCAGTTCAACTTTAGCCTATATTAGGTCATTCCGTTTAAACACCTATCGTCATGCACCCCCAAGTTTCAGAATATGCATggtttatatataatgtaatacaACAAAATGAGGTCATGTGATAGAAGACCGATTCGAGATGGTCATTCTCCAAAAGAAATACCAATACTAGCATAAGAAGACAAAAAGACTTTTGCAACAATTTTCTCTTTATTCATTTCAATGTAAATTACAACTTAAATAGGGAAAGAATGCCGTAAATTTATCCAAGACTTCAGGAAGGAAATAAAGAAATGGGAAGTTGATCACTACAATGCAAGACGGCTTCTAATGCATGTGTAAAATAGAGGATATAAAATGACTAGTTGATGGTCTGGTCTGCAACGGCTCAATCTTCAACTGAGCGGATTTTCGGGTTCGGCCCCTATCAGCATGAGCCAGGATTGAACCAACATTTATAGACCTGCAACAACTCTTTCAAAATATATCTGGTAGCTAAGCTACAACTAAGTAACAAACTGAAAATATTCAGGTCAGATATATAGATAACATAGCAAAAAAGACGACTCCTACTGTAAGGTCTAGAGAATAGCTATTGTATTTAGGGAACAGAAAGACAGATAATGTGTACAACATTTCTGAAATCTTGTTCACCCTTTTTGTGTAGCTGAGAGAAAGGGTGAATCTTGTACCAATTCCAACTCAAATAAGAATCGTTATTGGTCCAacataaaaaagtaaaaggCAAGCTAATCTgtaactaactacttgcaataAAACATTATTTCCTTAATCATAAAAACAGATTTAATAGAAGGATATCACTGCTTtcatagttatttcatattgaACAATGTTAGAAAGCCTAGGGATGTTTTTTCTTAGGAAAATATGAGTACCATAAACATGTCCAAATGGCATCACTCGCATGTGGAACTCATCAAGAATGATGCAAAATGTTCCGACTAGGATGTGAAAAGGGACCCGCTTGTCTCAATATCGATGTAGAGATAGAATGTGACGATCAAGAAAAGATAGCCACGTACAGCTTCGTTTGTCAATAGCCCCTGCTTCCGATAGAGATATATAGGATGGCACCTATAAAAGTTCAGATAATCAGTAATCAGGTCAACCATTAAATCATCATTTGCAAAAGGATTGAGggaatgaagaaaagaaagcaaGACATTACGGAGGGAAAAGAAAAATAGCATAtcttgtttatatttattttacttgatAGCAAGAAACCCGGGAACGGAATGGAACACAACTCTTCCTCTAACGAAGCTGTTGATGTCAGACGTGAATGTGTAACCAACCAGATTCAAGCTATTTTGATCCTGTGTATGTGTACCGGTAACACAATTAAAATCCGCACAAAACTGACAGAATGTGCAAACAGTTTGAAAACCATGGACATACTCTGCAATAGTTGCAACTCAGGGCAAAGCCAAGCCGGGCAACATCCATTGACATGATGCAATAATTGCAAGCAGCCACctagagaggaaaaaaaaaacaaaaaaaaaaacagagaaaaGCAACATATGCACTTTGATTCAGCTCCCAAATACATGATATGAAGGTCGATCTCATTTTCCTTGGTTAGCAAAGTATTAAGACGATATGACATTAACACTTGAAAagtacatataatttcaaatatatgCAAAATTCCTAAACATGTTGTAAAATTAAAGAAACCAAACAATAAAAAGACAAGAGAAAATAGAGATAAAGGAGAATCGTCTTATTAATATCACCAATATAAGAGTTTATATAGATACAACAATGGAGTGCTTTCCAAGAAATTAATCTCCTAATACAATTCCAAGATCTCTAAATATCTCGTTACCATATATGAACATCcatttaatatttattcataaaaCTCTCCCTTGGATGTCCATCAATTAAAGAcattatgcctcgttaaaaccttactagataaaacccaatgggacaaaaatCAAGTAAAGggaaaagagtacataattctttcgatacgcttggggatgttgcctcgttaaaaaccttgacaggaaaacccagtgggacaaacccttgctcaagggaaaaagagtgcaacacgtatcttctccccctcatgatcacatcacttAAAATACTTATCATTCCCAAACATATTCGATGTTTGACATATTGTCTAATAGAATAAATCTCTTTGCTTCAATTTCAGTGATTCAGTGACATTTTCAATTCAACCTTGTGATCATTATCTTGAAAGTCAAAAGGGGCATTACAGTATCATTTGACCTCATAAGTATGAACGTCATTTATCACTAAGATTCATAAACAAGACAAACCTTGTCTTTTATTTCACATTTAATTATTCAATCATCATTGAACACTTTCTCATAGTCCATTAatattcaaatcatcaaaatacATAAAACTTATATCATACTCATATCCGGATTTCTTTATAAGTTTCAAACATAATATTTTCTATTCTCGAGTACTTTTCACACGTGTTTTAAACATTCTAAATCATGAGACATGCTTCATTCATTTGTTATCCCTCATGGAATCTCAATATCAAATGAGCTCTATTCTTATGCTTTTAGACGCGAATGAAAATTTTCTCATTTTGCcagacttttaatttagttgcttCCACCAAATTTCTTCAATCTCAAGTGCTTGGACTTCATGTCCCAAACTACTAGCGTCTTTTGATCTTTGGCCAatttttcatatcatatcaatttatgtgcatgcatactttcaagatcctcacTTTATTCAAACTCTTAGTGCTATCCTATTTAATCAATCTCGACGTCGTTTTTATTTTCGATTCCATAAGTCTCTAGACATGTCACAACTCATGAGATCTCATTATATCCAGGTACCCGGGGTTTCTCAAAAACCTCCATGTCTAGTTtctcatcatcaatctcttGGGGTCTTTGTACCTCAAATTTGACCATCGAAATTTTATGCTCCTTTTATTTCGAGGCTTTTATTTTGGAATCGACTTTTCTATCACTCATTATCAATTGGAGCATAAGCAGCTTTTTGGTCAGTTTACATTGCTGGTAATAACTAATATTCTGAATGAATTATCCCAcaaattttaaacttatattcattggtgtgaggatctttgataattcattcttaCTTTCTTTAGCTGTTTTTCActttccctaatgttgggaacatctccccctaatgttgggaaaagtAAATCATTTCAATAAGAAACTTAAGCCATAAACAAATATCCCAATTGTAGCTTTATTTAATACATACACCTTTTCCATGttttaactcatacccaaaacagTCATACTAATGTCTAGTGTAATCAGACCgtttcgaactgaatcaaagcatgagcctacacacttccaaggcacgtctattttcccaacattatttccaacattcttCAAAGTCTCATCTTTGTGCATTCTGGTGGAGCAACTTAATCTTATATTGCACATTCAAAACTCTTATGAGACATATGTGGTTTTTGACCataaaaccaatttcaatggggaGAAACACTATTAGCATGATGCGAGTTCATAATATTGCATGTTAAATAACATGGCCCCAAATCATATTCATTTTGCTCTAAATAATCATTACCAAATCAATCATTATTGCCAATACAATATGGAACATGCTCTCAATCTTACAAGATGAGCAATTAATTACGCAAACTTCATGTTGCGACTTTAAtgacccatttagacgatgcatcgatttTAAACACTAAATGGTCTTTATGGACGATGTATAGGCCTACTTACATCTCCTTTGCATGTGTTCCATTATTTTAAGGAATTCCATCCTTATTGTACTTGGCATATTTGGCATATACTTTGTTATAGAGCAAATAAGTACAATCCAATAATCAATTGAAGAACCCTAttgtttttttacatatttcGCATCATCATTCACCCGGGATGGTCCAACCGATCATGCCAATTAATTAATCAACCAATCAATGTCTATAAACTTTCGTTTAGACTCACATGTACATTAGTACAAGATACATGTAttaccataaaaaaaataaaatttctcaTGATAATAGCTCTTCAAGAGCTTTCACATAATTTAATATAcacaaatataatattacaattGACCAATAGTCATTGAGTATACAATTCAGTTTGCAAATAATTTATCATCGATCACCTATGAAGTCTGTCGccataaaaacatataatacaGGCAAGGGAATCTTTTGGCTAATTAGTCAACACAACCAATAGCCAAATACCAACTTATAAACTGTTTAAACAATTCCAACCAAAATAGCATGTTTAGTTTTCAAGTCTCATATATAAAAAccgtttattttattttttatcacatAATATACAACAAAGTCTTAAAAGTTTCATCGATCATTTTGTAATCTCTTAGCAAAAGCACTACAAATAATTTATCCCAAGAATCAAGCGATCTCTAACCAAATCGCAAATTCAAGATTCGAAAAGATCATGCAAAACAATATTTAATAACCTTTTATAACCTTCTTATAAGCTAACAATAATattaagtaatatatattaaaacattattatGATCTATGGATGATAACCATTagaatatatgtttataatttgGTTATAAAGCCAACAATATTTAAAGATTTGTGACCCATCCATTTTACCAACTTTGGTTAAGAAACTAAGTTCTCAAACAAAGGACATATAAAAATGTAACGCCGGTAAACTTCTAATACCAATTATGTTCCTTTTTAATGCAACTTAGTTAGGCAGTCACTGGACTAGATATACATAAACAACCTCCTTCATAAACAATCAAGGCAAGATACTTAGATACACGATTCACAAGCACAGGGcacttgaaaagaaaaaaaaaaaaaaacaaggctTGAATGAGATTTATtttatcttgttttatttacacGTTCAATTTATTTGTTAATGGTGTTCTTAAAAAGAATAGCTACAAGTAATCTATCAAAGTATAGTATTGAATACACAATTATTAAGATTTGCATGATTTATCTAATGTTACAGTTATAGATTTACCTCAAAGGTTTGTAAGCATAATCCATGACCACAAATAGCTTGAATGTAACAATAGATGGCAAGACAATAGCTCAGATATCTCTCAAAACAATGTCGCCGAAAACCTATGGGAATCTTATATAACCTGTAAAATAGAACTTAGATCATACGAAATCGAATCGATCGACAACAAACTCATGTGGTTTACCCAAGCAAATTGTTCAAAGATTTAATGAAGGATGATAAACTCGTTGAATTCAAGCATTAAAATTACAAGGACAATTTGTTTAGAAGTAATAATAATTCattaaaacaaaactttgaccaaacattaataaaaataatagttgatttaaaaaaaactttgagaAAGAAAATCGAATTGGCCAAACATTAATTAATACACATATAGaagtataaaaataattatgcgGATGAAAACCACAAAGAACATAAACAATCAATGTGTTCTCATTGACGGGCCGAACAATCGAGCATTACTCCAATCgaaaattatcttttataactttaattatatctttaaaaaatcttTGTTTAATCAACTGAAAATCATGAAATTGACAAGATGTGTCAAACAGAACGAATGCATCAAAAACTTTGTTCggtggattttatttattttttttttttttacggttTAGAGCGTGAAAGAAACCAAACAATAAAAAGACAAGAGAAAATAGAGATAAAGGAGAATCGTCTTATTAATATCACCAATGTAAGagtttatatagatataacaATGGAGTGTTTTCCAAGAAATTAATCTCCTAATACAATTCCATGATCTCTAAATATCTCGTTACCATATATGAACATCCGAACTTCCCTTCGCCTTTCTACATTTCGCTGGGGAAGAAAGAAGGAATTGAGTCCTTTCACATTATCACGGAAAAAGGGGTATTTATTCATAATACAAACACTAACACATAGTTCCATGATGGATTAAAAGCGATCAGAATAGTCATACACACATACGTAAAAACTAACCACAAACACGTCCTTAGATGAATAAGTAATAGGCAACATAAATATTAAGCATCGAAAACCACTACTAATATGATAATAACAGAGAGAGGTCCCTGCAGGCGAGGCAAATCTCTAATTCACGTTCAGGAAATAGATCGAGTCGTGGCAGGTTGAATTTCTTGAGAATCTGTTTAGGAGGCATCTTTTCGAGTCTTTTAGCGATAGCAGCGGTCATCAAGTCACGGAGGCTTTCGATTTGCAGTTGGAGAGCAGCCTGAAATGAAAGATAGGAAAATAATTATCAAGCAAAATCATCATCAGATAATTAATGAACATTATTCCAAATCACACATCCAAAAGTCGAATAAGTTTGGTAAGCGTGGAGTGCTG
The sequence above is drawn from the Erigeron canadensis isolate Cc75 chromosome 4, C_canadensis_v1, whole genome shotgun sequence genome and encodes:
- the LOC122594843 gene encoding uncharacterized protein LOC122594843, which produces MGESLTSVRIARDVLSTVESFCIDRFEIFRRCYYVTAAPHSSDILKDFDQAFVRQHSTLTKLIRLLDAALQLQIESLRDLMTAAIAKRLEKMPPKQILKKFNLPRLDLFPERELEICLACRDLSLLLSY